From the Buchnera aphidicola (Chaetosiphella stipae setosa) genome, the window TTATAAGCATACTTTACTGATCGTATACATCCTTTTTTTCTATCTATATCTGCTTTTTTCCAATAAAAAGACTGTGAACAAGCTTTTTTAGTTCGCAAACCCAAAGGTCCTGCTAAATACATTTTTTTTATTTTTTTATTATTTGTTGATAAAATATTATATTCCATTAATGTTTTATCTAGAGTTAAACCAAGTATATTCTTTGTTTTAGAATTAATTAATTTTTTTTTATTTAATTCAGATAAAATAGATATTATACCACCAGCTCTATGTACATCTTCTATATGATATTTTGAAGTACTAGGAGAAACCTTACATAAATGAGGAACTTTCTTCGATAATGCATCTATATCTTTAATATTAAAATCAACTTTTCCTTCTCTAGCAGAAGCTAATAAATGTAAAACAGTATTTGTTGAACCACCCATTGCAATATCTAATGCCATTGCATTATTAAATGAAATTTTATTAGCTATATTTCTTGGTAAAAATTCTTGATTATTATTTTCATAAAACTCTTTTGAAATTTTTAAAATTAATTTCGCAGATTGAACAAATAATTTTTTTCTTTCTGTATGAGTAGCTAATAAAGTTCCATTTCCTGGAATTGCTAATCCTAAAACTTCTATTAAACAATTCATCGAATTTGCAGTAAACATACCTGAACAAGAACCACATGTTGGACAAGCAGATTTTTCAATTTCATCAACTTCTAAATCAGAAAAATTAGAATTAGCGCTACTTGCAATAGCATCTACTAAATCTAATTTTACATTTCTCAAAACAGAATTTTTTGAGTTAACATTTTTACCTGCTTCCATTGGACCGCCAGAAACAAAAACAGTAGGAATATTCAATCGTAAACAACTCATCAACATACCAGGAGTAATTTTGTCGCAATTGGAAATACATATCATAGCATCTGCACAATGTGCATTTACCATATACTCAACAGAATCTGCAATTAATTCTCGCGATGGTAAAGAATATAGCATTCCTGAATGACCCATAGCAATTCCATCATCTATTGCTATAGTATTGAATTCTTTTGGAACTCCTCCAGATTTATATATTTCATGAGATATTATTTTCGAAACTTCTCGTAAATGAATATGCCCTGGTACAAACTCTGTAAATGAATTTACAACTGCAATAATAGGCTTCTTAAAATCTTCATCTATCATTCCAGTAGCCCTCCATAAAGATCTTGCTCCAGCCATATTCCTTCCATGTGTTGTAATTCTAGAACGATATTCAGGCATAATTTTAATTCCCTAAAAAATTTAAGAAATTTTAAAAAAAATTTTTCAGAATAAAAAAGAAAAAAATACTCTTACTACTTAAAATAGTATTATAGAATTTTATTAAAATATATACAAGGGCGGAGGGAATTGAACCCCCAACAGTCGGTTTTGGAGACCGATGCTCTACCTATTGAACTACGCCCTTATTTTCTTCTATAAATATCTTATTTAAAATATATTAAATTAATTTCAATTTAAAAAAAAATCAAAATTTTTACAACTAAAAATTAAATTCTATAAAAATTCAATTTTTAATATATTATAATGTATAATATAAATATATGAAATAAATATCGAAAAATTTTTTTTAAAAATATATTATTTTTTCATAATTTTGATTAAAAAATACTTTTATAAATTATACTAAATTTTTATAAAGAAAAAAAAATGAAACTTCCAATTTATTTAGATTATGCATCAACGACTCCAGTAGATCCTGATGTAGTAAAAAAAATGAAAAAATATTTAACTATGGATGGAATATTCGGTAATCCCGCATCTCGCTCACATAAATTTGGTTGGCTATCAGAAGAAGCAATAAATCTTTCTCGATTTGAAATTGCTAAAATAATTAATGCTGATCCTAGAGAAATTATTTTTACATCTGGAGCAACTGAATCTAATAATTTAGCAATTAAAGGAATTGCATCTTTTTATAAAAAAAAAGGGAATCATATAATCACAAGTAAAACAGAACATAAATCTGTTTTAGATACATGTCGTAGTTTAGAACAAAAAAATTTTAAAATTACCTATATAACACCCAATAAAAATGGATTAATTGATCTTCAAAAACTAAAGTCAAAAATTACAAAAAAAACAATTTTAATTTCTATTATGCATGTGAATAATGAAATTGGCGTCATACAAGATATTAAAAAAATTGCTAAAATTTGTTTATTAAAAAAAATATTTTTTCATGTAGATGCTACTCAAAGCATCGGAAAAATTTCCATTGATGTGAATAAAACAAAAATAGATTTAATTTCTTTCTCAGCACATAAAATTTACGGACCAAAAGGAATCGGTGTTTTATATGTCCGGAAAAAACCTAGAGTACGATTACAACCTCAAATACATGGGGGGGGTCATGAAAGAGGAATGAGATCTGGAACTTTACCTGTACATCAAATTATAGGAATGAGCAAAGCTTGTCAAATTGCGCGAAAAAGACAAAAAAAAGATTTTATAAAAATTCAAAAATTAAGAGATTTTTTATGGCATGGAATATCTCAAATTGAAGAAATTCATTTAAATAGCAATTTAAATATTAATCTTGGTGTTCCACATATTTTAAATGTAAGTTTTAATTATATTGAAGGAGAATCATTAATTATGTCTTTGAAAGAAATAGGAATTTCATCTGGTTCAGCATGTACATCAGAAAGTTTAGAACCATCTTATGTGTTAAAGGCACTTGGACTACAAGATGAATTAGCTCATAGTTCTATAAGATTTTCTATAGGAAGATTTACAACAAAAAAAGAAATTAAATTTACTATAAGATTAATAAAAAAATCTGTCAAAAAGTTACGCAATCTTTCCCCTTTATGGGAAATGTTTAAAGAAGGAATTGATTTAAATCAAGTTACTTGGAACACATAAAAAAATTCTTAAAAATATTATCAAAAATTTTTTATATAAGGAAAAAATATTATGGCATATAGTAAAGAAGTCATTGATCATTATGAAAATCCTAGAAATGTAGGATCTTTTTCTAATAAAAAAAGCAAAAAAATTGGTAATGGATTAGTAGGAGCACCAGCATGTGGAGACGTAATGAAACTGCAAATTAAAGTAAATAAAAAAGGAATAATTAAAGATGTACGATTTAAAACTTATGGATGTGGTTCAGCTATTGCATCAAGTTCATTAATTACAGAATGGATTAAAGGAAAGTCTATTGCTTCAGCAGGTAAAATTAAAAATAAAAAAATTGCTCAAAAATTAAATTTACCTCCTGTAAAAATACATTGTTCTGTATTAGCCGAAAGCGCTATACAAGCAGCTATTAAAGACTATAAAAATAAAAATAAAATAAAATAATTTTATTAATTAAATTTTATAATCTTCTTTAAAAATATTACCTTTTAAAACTACTTTCGAAAAAACATTATTTATAAAAAGTGCTTATGGATTATTTTAACTGTTTTAATTTACCTAAAAATTTTGAAATCGATAAAAAAAAATTGCTAAAAAAATACTATTCTTTACAAAAGAAATATCACCCTGATATGAATATTCAATGTTCAAAAAAAAAAAAAAAAGAAAATCTAAAAAAATCGATTTATATTAATCAAGGATATCAAATATTAAAAAAAAATTTTACAAGAATTCAATATCTTTTAAAAATAAATGGTTTTGATATTAAATCAAAAGAAAACAATAATATTTTAGATAAAAAATTTCTATATAAACAATATAAATATTACGAAAAATTAGATCAATTAAAAAAAAAAAAAAATCAAAAAAAAATATTAAATTTTACAAAAAAAATACAATTATTACTAAATGAATATAAAAAAAAAATTATTATTCAATTAAAAAAGAAATCTTGGAAAAACGCTTTTATTATTTTACAAAAAATTATTTTTTTAAAAAATTTTACAAAAAAAATGAAATAATGAAAAAATGAAAGTTCGCAGTATATTAAAAATCAAAAAAATAGCTTTTATAATAAAATTTAAATTTATTTAAATAA encodes:
- the ilvD gene encoding dihydroxy-acid dehydratase; protein product: MPEYRSRITTHGRNMAGARSLWRATGMIDEDFKKPIIAVVNSFTEFVPGHIHLREVSKIISHEIYKSGGVPKEFNTIAIDDGIAMGHSGMLYSLPSRELIADSVEYMVNAHCADAMICISNCDKITPGMLMSCLRLNIPTVFVSGGPMEAGKNVNSKNSVLRNVKLDLVDAIASSANSNFSDLEVDEIEKSACPTCGSCSGMFTANSMNCLIEVLGLAIPGNGTLLATHTERKKLFVQSAKLILKISKEFYENNNQEFLPRNIANKISFNNAMALDIAMGGSTNTVLHLLASAREGKVDFNIKDIDALSKKVPHLCKVSPSTSKYHIEDVHRAGGIISILSELNKKKLINSKTKNILGLTLDKTLMEYNILSTNNKKIKKMYLAGPLGLRTKKACSQSFYWKKADIDRKKGCIRSVKYAYNKDGGLAILYGNLAIDGCVVKTAGVPENLKKFKGKAKVYESQEEASFAILNNKIKKGDVIVIRYEGPKGGPGMQEMLYPTTYLKSVGLDKHCALITDGRFSGGTSGLSIGHISPEAANQGLISIVQNEDIINIDIFQRKINLMISQKEINYRLSLERKKKVPFSPIYRKRKVPNSLKFYSFFATSADKGAVRDRKKLNKFLI
- a CDS encoding IscS subfamily cysteine desulfurase, yielding MKLPIYLDYASTTPVDPDVVKKMKKYLTMDGIFGNPASRSHKFGWLSEEAINLSRFEIAKIINADPREIIFTSGATESNNLAIKGIASFYKKKGNHIITSKTEHKSVLDTCRSLEQKNFKITYITPNKNGLIDLQKLKSKITKKTILISIMHVNNEIGVIQDIKKIAKICLLKKIFFHVDATQSIGKISIDVNKTKIDLISFSAHKIYGPKGIGVLYVRKKPRVRLQPQIHGGGHERGMRSGTLPVHQIIGMSKACQIARKRQKKDFIKIQKLRDFLWHGISQIEEIHLNSNLNINLGVPHILNVSFNYIEGESLIMSLKEIGISSGSACTSESLEPSYVLKALGLQDELAHSSIRFSIGRFTTKKEIKFTIRLIKKSVKKLRNLSPLWEMFKEGIDLNQVTWNT
- the iscU gene encoding Fe-S cluster assembly scaffold IscU, producing the protein MAYSKEVIDHYENPRNVGSFSNKKSKKIGNGLVGAPACGDVMKLQIKVNKKGIIKDVRFKTYGCGSAIASSSLITEWIKGKSIASAGKIKNKKIAQKLNLPPVKIHCSVLAESAIQAAIKDYKNKNKIK
- the hscB gene encoding Fe-S protein assembly co-chaperone HscB, translating into MDYFNCFNLPKNFEIDKKKLLKKYYSLQKKYHPDMNIQCSKKKKKENLKKSIYINQGYQILKKNFTRIQYLLKINGFDIKSKENNNILDKKFLYKQYKYYEKLDQLKKKKNQKKILNFTKKIQLLLNEYKKKIIIQLKKKSWKNAFIILQKIIFLKNFTKKMK